One part of the Vicia villosa cultivar HV-30 ecotype Madison, WI linkage group LG6, Vvil1.0, whole genome shotgun sequence genome encodes these proteins:
- the LOC131611085 gene encoding leucine-rich repeat protein 1-like, giving the protein MESSPTTLFHLVTICTILLLANANSEGDALYAFRRAVKDPNNILQSWDPTLVDPCTWFHVTCDSHNRVTRLDLGHAKLSGRLVPELGSLHHLQFLELYRNELVGPIPKEIGNLKNLVSLGLYHNNLTDSIPPTLSNLSNIKFLRLNNNKLTGRIPRKLTKLKNLKILDLSNNDLCGTFPTYGSFSKFSQQSFKDNPRLTGPELMGFVRYDDIGGSCK; this is encoded by the exons ATGGAGTCAAGTCCAACCACACTTTTTCATCTTGTTACAATTTGTACTATTCTCTTACTAGCCAATGCAAACTCTGAAG GTGATGCCTTGTACGCATTCAGAAGAGCTGTGAAAGATCCAAACAACATTCTACAGAGTTGGGACCCTACTCTGGTTGATCCTTGTACATGGTTTCATGTTACCTGTGATTCTCATAACAGGGTTACTAGATT GGACCTTGGACATGCAAAACTGTCCGGCCGTTTGGTTCCTGAACTAGGGAGCCTCCATCACCTTCAGTTTCT AGAATTGTACAGGAATGAACTGGTGGGTCCAATACCAAAGGAAATTGGAAATTTGAAGAACTTGGTTAGCTTGGGTCTTTACCATAACAATCTCACTGATTCTATTCCTCCCACACTCTCCAACCTCTCTAATATCAAATTCTT GAGACTCAACAACAACAAGTTGACAGGAAGAATACCAAGGAAACTCACTAAACTGAAAAACCTAAAGATCCT AGACCTGTCAAACAATGATCTCTGTGGTACCTTTCCCACATACGGCTCCTTCTCCAAATTCTCGCAACAAAG TTTCAAGGACAACCCAAGACTTACAGGTCCAGAGTTGATGGGATTTGTGAGATATGATGATATTGGAGGAAGCTGCAAATGA
- the LOC131608692 gene encoding CDP-diacylglycerol--glycerol-3-phosphate 3-phosphatidyltransferase 1, chloroplastic-like: MVSEMTDLSISKNDRSHSKLITLPTILTLGRVASIPLLVATFYMDGWQGTAVTTSIFTAAAITDWLDGYIARKMKLKSSFGAFLDPVADKLMVAATLILLCTRPVKVAALAHAPWLLIIPSIIIIGREITMSALREWAASQGSKTLEAVAVNSLGKWKTATQMTALTILLATRDCSHGGPAILAGSGVLMLYIAAGLAVWSFVVYMRKIWKVLVR, translated from the exons atggtTTCGGAGATGACTGACTTGTCCATCTCGAAGAATGATCGTTCCCATTCCAAACTCATTACTTTGCCCACAATTTTGACTCTCGGCCGTGTCGCATCTATTCCTCTTCTCGTTGCCA CCTTCTATATGGATGGCTGGCAAGGAACCGCTGTTACCACCAGTATTTTCACCGCTGCCGCAATTACCGATTGGCTTGATGGCTATATTGCTCGCAAG ATGAAATTAAAGTCTTCGTTTGGTGCATTTTTAGATCCAGTAGCGGACAAG CTTATGGTTGCTGCCACGTTGATCTTGTTATGTACTAGACCTGTCAAAGTTGCTGCATTGGCACATGCTCCTTGGCTCTTGATTATACCTTCCATCATCATAATCGGTAGAGAG ATAACCATGTCGGCACTCAGGGAATGGGCTGCTTCTCAGGGTAGTAAAACTTTAGAG GCTGTTGCGGTTAATAGTTTGGGGAAGTGGAAAACAGCCACACAAATGACAGCATTAACCATCCTTCTTGCCACCCGTGACTGCAG TCATGGAGGACCTGCCATTTTGGCAGGCTCTGGTGTTTTGATGCTTTATATTGCGGCAGGGCTTGCCGTATGGTCGTTTGTAGTATATATGAGGAAAATATGGAAGGTGTTAGTGAGGTAA
- the LOC131611084 gene encoding protein CURLY FLAG LEAF 1-like has translation MEAITASLERSLQNCSLNNNNHHQPNGRTEDEGSATTDAAAEGGGRRSIGISSSTSEDNNNHITNNSDTTLELNSHISLPYHWEQCLDLKTGEIYYLNWRNGMKAKEDPRRVEEEEESEEEEEEEEEEESWYDDSEECSSECSTNEREVGEKEKENVLVVAGCKSCLMYFMVPKQVEDCPKCNGQLLHFDRSENCSP, from the exons ATGGAGGCGATCACTGCTTCCTTAGAGAGGTCTCTTCAAAACTGTTCcctaaacaacaacaaccaccaccaaccGAATGGAAGGACGGAAGACGAGGGTTCCGCCACCACAGATGCAGCGGCAGaaggaggaggaagaagaagcaTAGGAATCTCATCCAGCACCTCAgaagataataataatcatatCACCAACAACTCCGACACCACGTTAGAGCTCAACTCTCACATCTCTCTCCCTTACCATTGGGAACAATGCTTAGACTTAAAG ACGGGAGAGATTTATTACTTAAACTGGAGGAACGGGATGAAAGCGAAGGAGGATCCGAGaagagtagaagaagaagaagagtcggaggaggaggaagaagaagaagaagaagaagagagttggTATGATGATAGTGAAGAATGTTCATCGGAGTGTTCAACGAATGAGAGAGAGgtaggagagaaagagaaagagaatgtTCTGGTAGTTGCTGGTTGCAAGAGCTGTTTGATGTATTTCATGGTGCCAAAACAAGTTGAAGACTGCCCAAAATGTAATGGTCAACTTCTCCACTTTGATCGATCCGAAAATTGCTCCCCTTGA